From the Streptomyces nigrescens genome, one window contains:
- a CDS encoding GNAT family N-acetyltransferase, producing MLQQHGEVQVRAGAEADLPALTDLYNHYIRETCITFDLEPFTPEQRRPWLLSHPQDGPHRLLVAQEATDRMKNPHNGAASASGRPGGALLGYATSSAFRPKAAYAPSVEVTVYCAPRAAGRGVGTLLYKALFEALADEDVHRAYAGIVLPNEASTRLHTHFGFRHIGTYTEVGRKFGRYWDVAWYQKDLG from the coding sequence ATGCTGCAACAACACGGGGAAGTGCAGGTCAGGGCGGGCGCTGAGGCCGACCTCCCGGCCCTTACGGATCTTTACAACCACTACATCCGTGAGACGTGCATCACTTTCGACCTGGAGCCCTTCACTCCGGAACAGCGCCGCCCGTGGTTGCTCTCCCACCCCCAAGACGGGCCGCATCGTCTTCTGGTTGCCCAAGAGGCGACAGACCGGATGAAAAACCCGCACAACGGGGCGGCTTCCGCGTCCGGGCGCCCGGGCGGTGCGCTGCTCGGTTACGCGACCAGCAGCGCGTTCCGACCGAAGGCCGCCTATGCCCCGTCCGTCGAGGTCACCGTCTACTGCGCCCCGCGCGCCGCCGGCCGGGGCGTCGGCACGCTGCTCTACAAGGCCCTGTTCGAGGCACTGGCCGACGAGGACGTGCACCGCGCCTACGCCGGGATAGTCCTGCCGAACGAGGCCTCCACCCGCCTCCACACCCATTTCGGCTTCCGGCACATCGGTACGTATACGGAGGTGGGCCGCAAGTTCGGCCGCTACTGGGACGTGGCCTGGTACCAGAAGGACCTGGGCTGA
- a CDS encoding sigma-70 family RNA polymerase sigma factor: MATRAVARRQESSSGSDGANSVRAIGGEIADRDLVGMYLDEIARTPLLDAAKEVELSQTIEAGVYAQQILDGEVADGNAAGAGREELERLVEEGAKAKDIFIRSNLRLVVAVARRYPRAGLPLLDLIQEGNAGLVRAVEKFDYAKGFKFSTYATWWIRQAITRSIADQSRTIRLPVHLVEELGRIRRVQREFNRENGRDPEPAEVAGELGSTPARVTDVLDWARDPVSLNMSVDDDGDTQFGDLLEDTSAASPEQSVLTLLRSEELEDLIDRLDHRTASIIKARYGIEDGRERTLTEVGKQHGLTRERIRQIEKHALLELKRMAHDTGFDAAA; this comes from the coding sequence ATGGCAACCCGTGCCGTCGCCCGCCGTCAGGAAAGCAGCAGCGGTTCCGACGGGGCCAACAGTGTTCGCGCCATAGGCGGGGAGATCGCCGACCGCGACCTGGTCGGCATGTACCTCGACGAGATCGCGCGTACGCCACTGCTCGACGCGGCCAAGGAGGTCGAGCTGTCCCAGACCATCGAGGCGGGCGTCTATGCCCAGCAGATCCTGGACGGCGAGGTCGCCGACGGCAATGCCGCGGGCGCCGGCCGCGAGGAGCTGGAAAGGCTGGTCGAGGAGGGCGCCAAGGCCAAGGACATCTTCATCCGTTCCAACCTCCGTCTGGTGGTGGCGGTCGCCCGCCGCTACCCGCGCGCCGGGCTGCCCCTGCTGGACCTGATCCAGGAGGGCAACGCCGGTCTGGTGCGTGCCGTGGAGAAGTTCGACTACGCCAAGGGCTTCAAGTTCTCGACGTATGCGACGTGGTGGATCCGCCAGGCCATCACCCGCTCCATCGCCGACCAGTCGCGCACGATCCGGCTGCCCGTGCACCTCGTCGAGGAGCTGGGCCGGATACGCCGGGTGCAGCGCGAGTTCAACCGTGAGAACGGCCGTGACCCGGAGCCGGCGGAGGTCGCCGGCGAGCTGGGCTCCACGCCCGCCCGCGTCACCGACGTACTCGACTGGGCGCGCGACCCGGTCAGCCTCAACATGTCGGTGGACGACGACGGCGACACCCAGTTCGGCGACCTGCTGGAGGACACCTCCGCGGCCTCGCCCGAGCAGTCCGTGCTCACGCTGCTGCGCAGCGAGGAGCTGGAGGACCTGATCGACCGTCTCGACCACCGCACCGCTTCGATCATCAAGGCCCGCTACGGCATCGAGGACGGCCGCGAGCGCACGCTGACCGAGGTCGGCAAGCAGCACGGCCTGACCCGTGAGCGGATCCGCCAGATCGAGAAGCATGCGCTGCTGGAGCTGAAGCGGATGGCGCATGACACGGGATTCGACGCGGCCGCCTAA
- a CDS encoding DeoR/GlpR family DNA-binding transcription regulator, whose protein sequence is MYAPERQQEILRLAREGGRVDVLSLAEEFQVTAETVRRDLKALDRAGLVRRVHGGAIPAGRLDFEPDLAERDAVAADEKQRIARAALAELPGGEGGAGSSGSVILDAGTTAARLAAEIPLEAELTVVTHGLPVAARLADHPGLTLHLVGGRIRHRTRAAVDDWALRAYREINADVLFLATNGFSPDGGLTTPDLAEAAVKRTLIAAARRVVLLADSAKFGQQHFARFGALSDVDLLITDTGLSPDDALAIERAGTEVVRA, encoded by the coding sequence ATGTATGCACCGGAGCGCCAGCAGGAGATTCTGCGGCTCGCCCGTGAAGGCGGCCGGGTCGATGTGCTCTCCCTGGCGGAGGAGTTCCAGGTCACCGCCGAGACCGTGCGGCGCGATCTGAAGGCCCTGGACCGGGCCGGTCTGGTGCGCCGGGTGCACGGCGGAGCCATCCCGGCCGGCCGGCTGGACTTCGAGCCCGACCTCGCCGAGCGGGACGCCGTCGCCGCCGACGAGAAGCAGCGCATCGCACGGGCCGCGCTCGCCGAGCTCCCCGGCGGCGAAGGCGGCGCCGGCAGCTCCGGGAGCGTGATTCTGGACGCCGGGACGACCGCCGCCCGGCTCGCCGCCGAGATCCCGCTGGAGGCCGAGCTGACCGTCGTCACCCACGGTCTGCCGGTCGCCGCGCGGCTGGCCGACCACCCCGGGCTCACCCTCCACCTCGTGGGCGGCCGCATCCGGCACCGCACCCGGGCCGCGGTCGACGACTGGGCGCTGCGCGCCTACCGCGAGATCAACGCCGATGTGCTGTTCCTCGCGACCAACGGCTTCTCCCCCGACGGCGGTCTGACCACCCCCGACCTCGCGGAGGCCGCCGTCAAGCGGACGCTGATCGCCGCCGCCCGCCGGGTGGTCCTCCTCGCCGACTCCGCCAAATTCGGGCAGCAGCACTTCGCCCGCTTCGGCGCACTGTCGGACGTGGACCTGCTCATCACCGACACGGGCCTGAGCCCCGACGACGCCCTCGCCATCGAGCGTGCGGGCACGGAAGTAGTTCGCGCATGA
- the pfkB gene encoding 1-phosphofructokinase, whose amino-acid sequence MILTVTPNPSLDRTYEIPALDRGAVLRATADRIDPGGKGVNVSRAVAAAGHRTVAVLPVGGPAGAALAGLLGAEGIEVAGVPVAGQTRSNISVAEPDGTLTKINATGPELTAEESEALLTTVGERSVGADWIACCGSLPRGLAPEWYAELVARTHRAGARIALDTSGPSLTAALRERPDVVKPNAEELAQAVGRPLATLGDAVKAAEELRAWGARAVLASLGADGQLLVDEEGAYFGSAPVAAVRSNVGAGDASLAGFLTAGGSGPLALAVALAHGAAAVQLPGSLMPTPDDLDTAAVRTTDAVPFDRLLTEPVS is encoded by the coding sequence ATGATCCTGACCGTCACCCCCAACCCCAGCCTGGACCGTACGTACGAGATCCCGGCGCTGGACCGCGGGGCCGTGCTCCGGGCGACCGCCGACCGGATCGACCCCGGCGGCAAGGGCGTCAATGTCTCGCGCGCGGTGGCCGCCGCCGGGCATCGCACCGTCGCCGTACTGCCGGTGGGCGGTCCCGCCGGTGCGGCGCTGGCCGGGCTGCTGGGCGCCGAGGGCATCGAGGTGGCGGGCGTGCCGGTGGCCGGTCAGACCCGCTCCAACATCTCGGTCGCCGAACCCGACGGCACCCTCACAAAGATCAACGCGACCGGTCCCGAGCTGACCGCCGAGGAGTCGGAGGCGCTGCTCACCACGGTCGGCGAGCGTTCCGTGGGCGCCGACTGGATCGCCTGCTGCGGCAGCCTCCCACGCGGTCTGGCCCCCGAGTGGTACGCGGAACTGGTCGCCCGCACCCACCGGGCCGGCGCCCGGATCGCCCTGGACACCTCGGGCCCCTCGCTGACCGCGGCCCTGCGGGAACGCCCCGACGTCGTCAAGCCGAACGCCGAGGAGCTGGCACAGGCCGTAGGCCGCCCGCTCGCGACCCTCGGTGACGCGGTCAAGGCCGCCGAGGAGCTGCGCGCCTGGGGCGCCCGCGCCGTACTGGCCTCCCTGGGGGCGGACGGCCAGCTACTGGTCGACGAGGAAGGCGCCTACTTCGGCAGTGCCCCGGTCGCGGCCGTCCGCAGCAATGTCGGCGCGGGCGACGCCTCGCTGGCGGGCTTCCTCACGGCGGGCGGTTCGGGCCCCCTGGCACTGGCCGTCGCGCTGGCCCATGGCGCGGCCGCCGTCCAGCTGCCCGGCAGCCTGATGCCGACCCCGGACGATCTGGACACGGCCGCCGTCCGGACCACCGACGCGGTGCCGTTCGACCGCCTGCTGACGGAGCCGGTGTCATGA
- a CDS encoding PTS fructose transporter subunit IIABC, with product MSELITAELVDLDLSAETKDAAARSLAERMVTSGRVTDLEGFLADIAAREAQMPTGLDGGIGIPHCRSEHVTEPTLAFGRSASGIDFGAPDGPADLIFLIAAPAGGDADHLSILSTLARHLMDETFTGALRSATEPERTAALIRGDEPAAVPETAVPEPAVPEPEVAGPAAEPGPERDAEPQATTDAAPTTPAAAEAPASGAPSEAATDTTPDATPAPAAPFRIVAITSCPTGIAHTYMAAESLEKAGQAAGVEVFVETQGSAGFKRLDPQLVADADGVIFAHDVEVREKERFAGKPTVDVGVKAGINRPAELIAEVRQKAAHGEAGAPARAAAPMDKGADAGDGFATRLRKWLMTGVSYMVPFVAAGGLLIALAFAIGGYTINKAPSVAEHFIWTESASWAALLFQIGGVAFGFLVPVLAGFIAYGMADRPGLVPGFVGGAIALTINAGFLGGLIAGLIAGAVVMAIQRVRIPPVLRGIMPVVVIPLISSAIVGFLMFLVIGKPIAALQKGLTDWLSGLTGANAIILGVILGLMMCFDLGGPLNKVAYAFAVGGLANPNEGSLKVMAAVMAAGMVPPLAMALATTVRSRLFTKAERENGKAAWVLGASFITEGAIPFAAADPLRVIPSAMAGGAVTGALSMAFGCTLRAPHGGIFVVPLIGQPLLYLLAIAAGTAVSTALVILLKGLRKPSPTHPAPSPADDEAEVTVAA from the coding sequence ATGAGTGAGCTGATCACCGCGGAACTGGTCGACCTCGACCTGTCCGCAGAAACGAAGGATGCCGCCGCACGTTCCCTGGCCGAGCGGATGGTCACCTCCGGTCGCGTCACCGATCTGGAGGGCTTCCTCGCGGACATCGCCGCACGCGAGGCCCAGATGCCGACGGGCCTGGACGGCGGGATCGGCATTCCGCACTGCCGCAGCGAACACGTCACGGAGCCGACGCTGGCCTTCGGGCGCAGCGCCTCCGGCATCGACTTCGGTGCACCGGACGGCCCGGCCGACCTGATCTTCCTGATCGCGGCCCCGGCGGGCGGCGACGCCGACCATCTGTCGATCCTCTCGACCCTCGCCCGGCACCTGATGGACGAGACCTTCACCGGCGCGCTCCGGTCCGCCACCGAACCGGAGCGTACGGCGGCGCTGATCCGCGGGGACGAGCCGGCGGCGGTCCCGGAGACGGCGGTCCCCGAACCGGCGGTCCCCGAGCCGGAGGTGGCCGGACCGGCGGCGGAGCCCGGACCCGAGCGGGACGCCGAGCCGCAGGCGACGACGGACGCCGCCCCCACCACCCCAGCAGCCGCCGAGGCCCCCGCCAGTGGCGCCCCTTCCGAAGCCGCCACCGACACCACTCCCGACGCCACTCCCGCCCCGGCCGCCCCCTTCCGCATCGTCGCCATCACCTCCTGCCCCACCGGCATCGCGCACACCTACATGGCCGCCGAGTCACTGGAGAAGGCCGGGCAGGCCGCCGGTGTCGAGGTGTTCGTCGAGACCCAGGGCTCGGCCGGGTTCAAGCGGCTCGACCCGCAGCTCGTCGCGGACGCGGACGGCGTGATCTTCGCGCATGACGTCGAGGTACGGGAGAAGGAGCGCTTCGCCGGGAAGCCGACCGTCGACGTCGGGGTGAAGGCGGGCATCAACCGCCCCGCCGAACTCATCGCCGAGGTACGGCAGAAGGCCGCACACGGCGAGGCCGGCGCCCCCGCACGGGCCGCCGCCCCCATGGACAAAGGCGCCGACGCGGGCGACGGCTTCGCCACCCGCCTGCGCAAGTGGCTGATGACCGGAGTCAGTTACATGGTGCCGTTCGTCGCCGCGGGCGGTCTGCTCATCGCGCTCGCCTTCGCCATCGGCGGCTACACGATCAACAAGGCGCCGTCCGTCGCCGAGCACTTCATCTGGACCGAGTCCGCCAGCTGGGCGGCGCTGCTCTTCCAGATAGGCGGCGTCGCGTTCGGCTTCCTCGTCCCGGTCCTGGCCGGCTTCATCGCGTACGGCATGGCGGACCGGCCGGGCCTGGTCCCGGGCTTCGTCGGCGGCGCCATCGCGCTCACCATCAACGCGGGCTTCCTCGGCGGTCTGATCGCCGGACTGATCGCGGGCGCCGTGGTGATGGCGATTCAGCGGGTCCGTATCCCACCGGTGCTGCGCGGCATCATGCCGGTCGTGGTCATCCCGCTGATCTCCTCGGCGATCGTCGGTTTCCTGATGTTCCTCGTGATCGGCAAGCCGATCGCCGCGCTGCAGAAGGGGCTGACGGACTGGCTGTCCGGCCTCACCGGCGCCAACGCCATCATCCTGGGCGTGATCCTCGGCCTGATGATGTGCTTCGACCTCGGCGGCCCGCTCAACAAGGTGGCGTACGCCTTCGCGGTCGGCGGCCTCGCCAACCCCAACGAGGGCAGTCTGAAGGTCATGGCCGCGGTGATGGCGGCCGGTATGGTGCCGCCGCTGGCGATGGCGCTGGCCACGACCGTCCGGAGCCGGCTCTTCACCAAGGCCGAGCGGGAGAACGGCAAGGCGGCCTGGGTGCTCGGCGCCTCCTTCATCACCGAGGGCGCGATCCCCTTCGCCGCCGCGGACCCGCTGCGCGTCATCCCCTCCGCGATGGCCGGCGGCGCGGTCACCGGCGCCCTCTCGATGGCCTTCGGCTGCACCCTCCGCGCCCCGCACGGCGGCATCTTCGTCGTCCCCCTGATCGGCCAGCCGCTCCTCTACCTGCTCGCCATCGCCGCGGGTACGGCCGTCAGCACGGCCCTGGTCATCCTCCTCAAGGGCCTGCGCAAGCCGTCGCCCACCCACCCGGCCCCCTCCCCGGCCGACGACGAGGCCGAGGTGACGGTCGCCGCCTGA
- a CDS encoding DUF5753 domain-containing protein, giving the protein MPPRRAVTGRSQEPRQRYVEELRLLRAQKGDSLRRLGDVLGWDWSLFGKMEKGETLGGPEVAQALDQHYGTPGLLLTLWELAAGDPTQFRERYRRYMTLEAEAVSMWHYAVSALPGLLQTGGYARDLLSVGGSSDDELTRHVQARVGRRELLDGDDAPRFRTILSEAVLRTPLADAEEWREQLEHLVTMGDRPHVMVQVVQQQRGLHALTNTDTMFLRLPDGRTVAWVETGYSGELVEETAAAERLQLSYDLVRDLALSPVASRKFIRQMLEEASCEPST; this is encoded by the coding sequence ATGCCACCGAGGCGAGCGGTCACCGGTCGCAGCCAGGAGCCCCGCCAGCGCTACGTAGAAGAGCTGCGATTACTACGGGCCCAGAAGGGCGACAGCCTCCGCCGGCTCGGCGACGTACTGGGCTGGGACTGGTCGCTGTTCGGCAAGATGGAGAAGGGCGAGACCCTCGGCGGCCCGGAGGTCGCGCAGGCCTTGGACCAGCACTACGGGACGCCGGGGCTGCTGCTGACATTGTGGGAGTTGGCGGCGGGGGATCCTACGCAGTTCCGCGAGCGGTACCGGCGGTACATGACGCTGGAAGCCGAGGCGGTGAGCATGTGGCATTACGCGGTGAGTGCTCTCCCCGGCCTGCTTCAGACAGGTGGCTACGCACGCGACTTGCTCTCGGTGGGAGGCAGCAGCGATGACGAGCTGACCCGGCACGTTCAAGCGCGAGTCGGGCGCCGGGAGTTGCTCGATGGTGACGATGCTCCGCGCTTCCGCACCATCTTGTCCGAGGCCGTATTACGCACACCATTGGCTGACGCCGAGGAATGGCGTGAGCAGCTTGAGCACCTGGTGACCATGGGGGACCGGCCACACGTCATGGTTCAGGTCGTTCAGCAGCAACGCGGACTCCACGCCCTGACGAACACGGACACGATGTTCTTGCGGCTCCCGGACGGTCGCACCGTGGCATGGGTGGAGACCGGATATTCCGGCGAACTTGTCGAGGAAACGGCAGCAGCCGAACGACTTCAGCTCAGCTACGATCTGGTCCGTGACCTAGCCCTATCCCCGGTTGCCTCACGGAAGTTCATCAGGCAGATGTTGGAGGAAGCCTCGTGCGAGCCATCGACCTGA
- a CDS encoding DUF397 domain-containing protein, with translation MRAIDLSTVTWRKSSYSNQDGGECIEVSDDLLAAASWRKSSYSNQDGGQCIEVTDDFPAIVPVRDSKAPHGPALLFGAPAWASFVTAVKSGELPGA, from the coding sequence GTGCGAGCCATCGACCTGAGCACCGTTACCTGGCGCAAGAGTTCATACAGCAACCAGGACGGCGGCGAGTGCATCGAGGTCTCCGATGACCTCCTGGCCGCTGCCAGTTGGCGCAAGTCCAGCTACAGCAATCAGGACGGCGGCCAGTGCATCGAAGTCACCGACGACTTCCCCGCCATCGTCCCCGTCCGTGACAGCAAGGCCCCCCACGGTCCCGCCCTCCTCTTCGGGGCGCCCGCCTGGGCATCCTTCGTCACTGCTGTGAAGAGCGGCGAACTCCCCGGCGCCTGA
- a CDS encoding NAD(P)-dependent oxidoreductase yields the protein MTTVKKSVAVLGLGSMGAALADALLVAGHEVTVWNRTPGRAEGFVARGARRAESVAEAVTAGEIVIVCILDYGDIGPLLEQQGGGRAALQGRVVVNVTNGSPEEACEMAERVAALGASYLDGGIMAVPEIIASPEAFVLYSGSREAFEAHRGVLDAFARSVYLGEEPGLAPLHDLALLSGMYGMFGGFLHAAALVRSAGGSVAEFTTTLLQPWLAAMAGGLPAMAAQIDSGDYTVTGSPLAMQVAHDSIGEVSRAQGVSPELYAPLFALMERRVADGHGSEGLAGVVELVHPR from the coding sequence GTGACGACGGTGAAGAAGAGCGTGGCGGTCCTCGGGCTGGGGAGCATGGGGGCGGCGCTGGCGGATGCGCTGCTGGTGGCCGGCCATGAAGTGACCGTGTGGAACAGGACGCCCGGCCGGGCGGAGGGGTTCGTGGCGCGTGGAGCGCGGCGGGCCGAGTCGGTGGCCGAGGCGGTCACGGCGGGCGAGATCGTGATCGTCTGCATCCTCGATTACGGCGATATCGGTCCGCTGCTGGAGCAACAGGGCGGCGGGCGGGCGGCGTTGCAGGGGCGGGTGGTGGTCAATGTGACCAACGGGTCGCCCGAGGAGGCCTGTGAGATGGCGGAGCGGGTGGCGGCTCTCGGGGCCTCCTACCTCGACGGCGGCATCATGGCCGTGCCCGAGATCATCGCGAGCCCGGAGGCCTTCGTGCTCTACAGCGGCTCGCGGGAGGCCTTCGAGGCGCACCGGGGTGTGCTGGACGCGTTCGCCCGCAGCGTCTACCTGGGAGAGGAGCCCGGGCTCGCACCGCTCCACGACCTCGCGCTGCTGAGCGGCATGTACGGCATGTTCGGCGGTTTTCTGCACGCGGCCGCGTTGGTGCGCTCGGCGGGCGGATCGGTGGCGGAGTTCACCACGACGCTGCTGCAGCCGTGGCTGGCGGCGATGGCCGGTGGTCTGCCCGCGATGGCGGCACAGATCGACTCCGGCGACTACACCGTCACCGGATCACCGCTCGCCATGCAGGTCGCGCACGACAGCATCGGGGAGGTCAGCCGCGCACAGGGCGTCAGCCCGGAACTGTACGCGCCGCTGTTCGCGCTGATGGAGCGGCGGGTGGCGGACGGCCACGGGAGCGAGGGGCTGGCGGGAGTGGTGGAGTTGGTGCACCCCCGCTGA
- a CDS encoding TetR/AcrR family transcriptional regulator, with translation MASKKTADAEDRRPSGSAADSPDPAEVSLWERLDRPAPAPRATLTPQKIAAAAVQIADTDGIDAVTMRRLATELGVAPMAAYRYVSGKGDVLDLMTEAVYADLQLPDDLENWRDVMRAHALRTREIVLRHPWLIQISSPQALRALTPSRMAEAERALSSLDGLGLDIDAMMAVVGTVTSYVHGAVSAECAQHTLMREQGWDSPDDLRTALGPQMRYLMSTGRYPTYHRYLREAVHKDDPQWRFETGLDSVLDGIAARLDI, from the coding sequence ATGGCCAGCAAGAAGACCGCCGATGCCGAGGACCGGCGGCCGTCCGGGTCCGCCGCGGACTCGCCGGACCCGGCGGAAGTCTCCCTCTGGGAGCGGCTGGACCGCCCGGCACCGGCCCCGCGGGCCACTCTGACCCCGCAGAAGATCGCCGCGGCCGCCGTTCAGATCGCCGACACCGACGGCATCGACGCCGTCACCATGCGCCGCCTGGCCACCGAACTGGGCGTCGCCCCCATGGCGGCCTACCGCTATGTCTCCGGCAAGGGCGACGTCCTGGACCTGATGACCGAAGCGGTCTACGCGGACCTGCAACTCCCCGACGACCTGGAGAACTGGCGCGACGTCATGCGCGCCCACGCGCTGCGCACCCGGGAGATCGTGCTGCGCCACCCCTGGCTCATCCAGATCTCCTCACCGCAGGCGCTGCGCGCACTCACCCCCAGCCGGATGGCCGAGGCCGAGCGGGCACTCTCCTCCCTGGACGGGCTCGGACTCGACATCGACGCGATGATGGCCGTCGTCGGGACCGTCACCTCCTATGTCCACGGGGCCGTTTCGGCCGAGTGCGCCCAGCACACCCTGATGCGGGAGCAGGGCTGGGACAGCCCCGACGATCTGCGCACCGCCCTCGGCCCGCAGATGCGCTACCTGATGAGCACCGGCCGCTACCCCACCTATCACCGCTACCTCCGCGAAGCCGTCCACAAGGACGACCCGCAGTGGCGCTTCGAGACCGGCCTGGACAGCGTCCTCGACGGCATCGCGGCCCGGCTGGACATCTGA
- a CDS encoding NADPH-dependent FMN reductase: MGSEKRLQVAVIVGSTRDGRFGPTVAAWVAERIAQRGDMAAEVIDLVETPAPTVFPAFGQPPAPGTTELLAEISPRLAAADAMVIVTPEYNHSFPAPLKNVIDWHHAEWHAKPVGFVSYGGLSGGLRAVEQLRVVLAELNAMTVRHTVSFHNYGDKFDAEGRPTDPAAEGAAKVMLDQLSWWALALAEAKAIRPYAA, encoded by the coding sequence ATGGGCAGCGAGAAGCGCCTGCAGGTCGCGGTCATCGTCGGGAGTACGCGGGACGGCCGGTTCGGGCCGACGGTCGCGGCGTGGGTGGCCGAACGGATCGCCCAGCGGGGGGACATGGCCGCGGAGGTGATCGATCTCGTCGAGACGCCGGCGCCCACCGTCTTTCCCGCCTTCGGGCAGCCTCCGGCGCCCGGTACCACCGAGCTGCTCGCCGAGATCTCCCCGCGGCTGGCGGCGGCCGACGCGATGGTGATCGTCACGCCGGAGTACAACCACAGCTTCCCGGCGCCCCTGAAGAACGTCATCGACTGGCACCACGCCGAGTGGCACGCCAAACCGGTCGGCTTCGTGTCCTACGGCGGGCTGTCCGGCGGGCTGCGGGCGGTGGAGCAGCTGCGCGTGGTGCTGGCGGAGCTGAATGCGATGACGGTCCGGCACACCGTCAGCTTCCACAACTACGGGGACAAGTTCGACGCGGAGGGGCGGCCGACGGACCCGGCGGCCGAGGGCGCGGCCAAGGTCATGCTCGACCAACTGTCCTGGTGGGCACTGGCGTTGGCGGAGGCCAAAGCCATCCGGCCGTACGCCGCCTGA
- a CDS encoding MDR family MFS transporter: MTDSAAEAAGGTGRAEGAMGAKGAAGNGERSRSLYLGVFGLLLGMFLGMVDGMIVGTALPTIVGELGGLEQLSWVVTAYLLTTAVATPIWGKAGDLYGRKGTFMAAIVLFLAGSMLCGLAQDMGQLIAFRALQGLGAGGLMVGALSIIGVLVPPRDSGRMQSMIGAMMPVAFIGGPLLGGFLTDQLSWRWAFYVNVPLGAVALVIVGVWIRLGRTERSTARIDYPGVLLLSGAILALTLLASWGGVRYGWGSPQILGLAAVGVVALAWFVRVERRAVEPVIPPRLFRSRNFTLAQILSFLVGAVMLGATSYLPQYLQFVQGLSPTAGGLLLLPLMFGMLGVQLGTGALISRNGRYRIYPILGGGVLTAGVLLLLLLGTDTATALASALTVVAGMGIGFVMQSTMIITMNSAALRDMGAASGTVTLLRTVGGSLGVALLGAVFTGRLHSGLADRVGEGAADRLTAGAGQLTPQVLDGVAAPVRDAYRAAVTSGLHGVLIGAAVLAALGFAAAWFVREVPLRTAVDMVDPVDPVD; this comes from the coding sequence GTGACGGACAGTGCGGCGGAAGCGGCCGGCGGGACCGGCCGGGCCGAGGGGGCCATGGGGGCCAAGGGGGCCGCGGGGAACGGGGAGCGGTCGCGGTCGCTGTACCTCGGGGTGTTCGGGCTGCTGCTCGGGATGTTCCTGGGGATGGTGGACGGAATGATCGTCGGGACCGCGCTGCCCACGATCGTGGGGGAGCTCGGGGGCCTGGAACAGCTGTCGTGGGTGGTGACGGCCTATCTGCTCACCACCGCCGTGGCGACACCGATCTGGGGGAAGGCGGGCGATCTCTACGGCCGCAAGGGCACGTTCATGGCGGCGATCGTGCTCTTCCTCGCCGGGTCGATGCTGTGCGGGCTGGCACAGGACATGGGGCAGCTGATCGCGTTCCGGGCCCTGCAGGGGCTGGGCGCGGGCGGGTTGATGGTCGGGGCGCTGTCGATCATCGGGGTGCTGGTGCCGCCGCGGGACAGCGGCCGGATGCAGTCGATGATCGGCGCCATGATGCCGGTCGCGTTCATCGGGGGGCCGTTGCTGGGCGGCTTTCTCACGGATCAGCTGAGCTGGCGGTGGGCGTTCTACGTCAATGTGCCGCTCGGCGCGGTCGCGCTGGTGATCGTCGGGGTGTGGATCCGGCTGGGCCGCACCGAGCGGAGCACGGCGCGGATCGATTATCCGGGCGTCCTGCTACTGTCCGGCGCGATCCTGGCGCTGACCCTGCTGGCCAGTTGGGGCGGTGTCCGCTACGGGTGGGGATCGCCGCAGATCCTCGGGCTGGCGGCGGTGGGCGTGGTGGCGCTGGCCTGGTTCGTACGGGTCGAGCGGCGGGCCGTGGAGCCGGTCATCCCGCCCCGGCTGTTCCGCAGCCGCAACTTCACCCTGGCGCAGATCCTGAGCTTTCTGGTCGGCGCGGTGATGCTCGGCGCGACCAGCTATCTGCCGCAGTACCTGCAGTTCGTGCAGGGGCTGTCGCCGACGGCCGGCGGGCTGCTGTTGCTGCCGCTGATGTTCGGGATGCTCGGTGTGCAGCTCGGCACCGGGGCCCTGATCAGCCGTAACGGCCGCTACCGGATCTATCCGATCCTGGGGGGCGGGGTGCTGACCGCGGGTGTCCTGCTCCTGTTGCTGCTCGGTACGGACACCGCGACGGCCCTGGCCTCCGCGCTCACCGTCGTCGCGGGCATGGGCATCGGGTTCGTCATGCAGAGCACCATGATCATCACCATGAACAGCGCCGCACTGCGCGACATGGGCGCCGCCAGCGGCACGGTCACCCTGCTGCGTACGGTCGGCGGCTCGCTCGGTGTCGCCCTGCTGGGCGCCGTCTTCACCGGACGGCTGCACAGCGGGCTCGCCGACCGGGTGGGGGAGGGCGCCGCGGACCGGCTGACGGCGGGCGCCGGACAGCTGACGCCACAGGTGCTGGACGGGGTGGCCGCACCGGTACGGGACGCTTACCGGGCGGCGGTCACCAGCGGGCTGCACGGGGTCCTCATCGGCGCCGCGGTGCTGGCCGCGCTCGGCTTCGCGGCAGCCTGGTTCGTACGGGAGGTGCCGCTGCGGACGGCGGTTGACATGGTGGACCCGGTGGACCCGGTGGACTGA